The following are from one region of the Ostrinia nubilalis chromosome 28, ilOstNubi1.1, whole genome shotgun sequence genome:
- the LOC135085369 gene encoding ubiquitin-related modifier 1 homolog — translation MAETLKLNIQFGGGAELLFDKIKKREVELPALKKYFPEISKENWTIKELLQWIKDNLLKERPELFLQGDSIRPGILVLINDADWELYGELNYELQANDTIMFISTLHGG, via the exons atggcagaaactttaaaattaaatatccaaTTCGGAGGCGGAGCAGAGCTGCTTTTTGATAAGATAAAGAAACGTGAGGTCGAATTGCCTGCTCTAAAAAAGTACTTTCCCGAAATTTCAAAAGAAAACTGGACCATCAAGGAGCTTTTGCAGTGGATAAAGGATAACCTACTAAAGGAGAGGCCGGAATTGTTCTTGCAG GGTGACTCCATAAGGCCTGGTATACTGGTGCTCATAAATGATGCAGACTGGGAACTCTATGGTGAATTGAATTACGAACTACAAGCAAACGATACAATAATGTTCATATCTACGTTGCATGGGGGATAA